In Streptomyces chartreusis, the following proteins share a genomic window:
- a CDS encoding DNA gyrase/topoisomerase IV subunit A, producing MARRSTKTPPPDDTYEEKILDIDVVDEMQGSFLEYAYSVIYSRALPDARDGLKPVHRRIVYQMNEMGLRPERGYVKCARVIGEVMGKLHPHGDASIYDALVRMAQPFSMRVPLVDGHGNFGSLGNDDPPAAMRYTECRQAQATSLMTESIDEDTVDFTPNYDGQEREPVALPAAFPNLLVNGASGIAVGMATNMPPHNLGEVIGAARHLIRHPNADLETLMKLVPGPDLPTGGRIVGLAGIRDAYETGRGTFKIRATVEIETVTARRKGLVVTELPFTVGPEKVIAKIKDLVGSKKIQGIADVKDLTDREHGLRLVIEIKNGFVPEAVLEQLYKLTPMEESFGINNVALVDGQPLTLGLKELLEVYLDHRFEVVRRRSEFRRSKRRDRLHLVEGLLTALVDIDEVIRLIRSSENSAQAKERLMERFSLSEIQTQYILDTPLRRLTKFDRIELESEKERLNAEIAELTRILDSDAELRKLVSAELAAVAKKFGTERRTVLLESAGTPVSAVPLQVADDPCRVLLSSTGLLARTANGDPFAEDGDARRSKHDVIVSAVPATARGEVGAVTSTGRLLRINVIDLPQLPETASRPNLAGGVPLAEFVSLEDGETLVCLITLDESSPGLALGTAQGVVKRVVPDYPSNKEELEVITLKEGDRIVGAVELRTGEEDLVFITDDAQLLRYQAAQVRPQGRAAGGMAGIKLTEGAKVISFTAVDPAVDAVVFTVAGSRGTLDDSVQTTAKLTPFDQFPRKGRATGGVRCQRFLKGEDCLSLAWAGAIPARAAQKNGTPAELPEMDPRRDGSGVSLAKTVSVVAGPV from the coding sequence ATGGCCCGCCGTAGCACGAAGACCCCGCCGCCCGACGACACGTACGAGGAGAAGATCCTCGACATCGACGTCGTCGACGAGATGCAGGGCTCCTTCCTCGAGTACGCGTACTCGGTCATCTACTCCCGCGCCCTGCCCGACGCCCGCGACGGCCTCAAGCCGGTGCACCGCCGCATCGTCTACCAGATGAACGAGATGGGCCTGCGCCCCGAACGCGGCTATGTGAAGTGCGCCCGCGTCATCGGCGAGGTCATGGGTAAGTTGCACCCGCACGGCGACGCCTCGATCTACGACGCCCTGGTGCGCATGGCGCAGCCCTTCTCCATGCGCGTCCCGCTGGTCGACGGCCACGGCAACTTCGGCTCGCTGGGCAACGACGACCCGCCGGCCGCCATGCGGTACACCGAGTGCCGTCAGGCGCAGGCCACGAGCCTGATGACCGAGTCGATCGACGAGGACACGGTCGACTTCACCCCGAACTACGACGGCCAGGAGCGGGAGCCGGTGGCGCTGCCCGCCGCCTTCCCGAACCTCCTGGTCAACGGCGCGTCCGGCATCGCCGTCGGCATGGCCACGAACATGCCGCCGCACAACCTCGGCGAGGTCATCGGGGCCGCCCGCCATCTGATCCGCCACCCGAACGCGGATCTCGAAACCCTGATGAAGCTCGTCCCGGGCCCCGACCTGCCCACCGGCGGCCGCATCGTCGGCCTGGCGGGCATCCGGGACGCCTACGAGACGGGCCGCGGCACCTTCAAGATCCGCGCCACGGTCGAGATCGAGACGGTGACCGCCCGCCGCAAGGGCCTCGTCGTCACCGAGCTGCCCTTCACGGTCGGCCCGGAGAAGGTCATCGCCAAGATCAAGGACCTGGTCGGCTCCAAGAAGATCCAGGGCATCGCCGACGTCAAGGACCTCACCGACCGCGAGCACGGCCTGCGCCTGGTCATCGAGATCAAGAACGGCTTCGTGCCGGAGGCGGTCCTGGAGCAGCTGTACAAGCTGACGCCGATGGAGGAGTCCTTCGGCATCAACAACGTCGCCCTGGTCGACGGCCAGCCCCTCACCCTGGGCCTCAAGGAGCTCCTGGAGGTCTACCTCGACCACCGCTTCGAGGTCGTCCGGCGCCGAAGCGAGTTCCGCCGCAGCAAGCGCCGCGACCGGCTGCACCTGGTCGAGGGCCTGCTCACGGCTCTCGTCGACATCGACGAGGTCATCCGGCTGATCCGTTCCAGCGAGAACAGCGCACAGGCGAAGGAACGCCTGATGGAGCGCTTCTCCCTCTCCGAGATCCAGACCCAGTACATCCTCGACACGCCACTGCGCCGTCTCACCAAGTTCGACCGCATCGAGCTGGAGTCGGAGAAGGAGCGGCTGAACGCGGAGATCGCCGAGCTGACCCGGATCCTGGACTCGGACGCGGAGCTGCGCAAGCTGGTCTCCGCCGAACTGGCCGCGGTGGCCAAGAAGTTCGGCACCGAGCGGCGTACGGTCCTGCTGGAGTCGGCGGGCACCCCGGTCTCCGCCGTGCCGCTCCAGGTGGCCGACGACCCGTGCCGGGTGCTGCTGTCCTCGACGGGTCTGCTGGCCCGTACGGCGAACGGCGACCCGTTCGCGGAGGACGGCGACGCGAGGCGCTCCAAGCACGACGTGATCGTCTCGGCGGTGCCGGCCACGGCCCGCGGCGAGGTGGGCGCGGTGACGTCCACGGGCCGGCTGCTGCGGATCAACGTCATCGACCTGCCGCAGCTGCCGGAGACGGCGTCGAGACCGAACCTCGCGGGCGGCGTGCCGCTGGCGGAGTTCGTGTCGCTGGAGGACGGCGAGACGCTGGTCTGCCTGATCACGCTCGACGAGTCGTCGCCCGGCCTGGCGCTCGGCACCGCACAGGGCGTCGTGAAGCGTGTGGTGCCCGACTACCCCTCGAACAAGGAGGAGTTGGAGGTCATCACGCTGAAGGAGGGCGACCGGATCGTCGGCGCGGTCGAGCTGCGCACCGGCGAGGAGGACCTGGTCTTCATCACGGACGACGCCCAGCTGCTGCGCTACCAGGCCGCGCAGGTCCGCCCGCAGGGCCGCGCCGCCGGTGGCATGGCGGGCATCAAGCTCACCGAGGGAGCGAAGGTCATCTCCTTCACCGCGGTGGACCCGGCGGTCGACGCGGTGGTGTTCACGGTCGCGGGCTCGCGGGGCACGCTGGACGACTCCGTCCAGACGAC